A stretch of Natator depressus isolate rNatDep1 chromosome 2, rNatDep2.hap1, whole genome shotgun sequence DNA encodes these proteins:
- the PRELID3A gene encoding PRELI domain containing protein 3A isoform X2, translating into MKIWSSEHVFGHPWDTVIKAAMRKYPNPMNPCVVGVDVIDRSLDNQGRLHSHRLLSTEWGLPSIVKAILGTSRTLTYIKEHSVVDPVKKKMELCSTNITLTNLVSVDERLIYTPHPENPEKTVLTQEAIITVKGVSLSSYLESLMANTISSNARKGWDAIEWIIQNSESALS; encoded by the exons acaCCCATGGGATACAGTTATCAAAGCTGCTATGAGAAAATACCCCAATCCCATGAATCCATGTGTGGTAGGAGTAGATGTGATAGACAGAAGCCTTGATAACCAGGGAAGGTTACATAGTCATCGACTTCTCAGCACAGAGTGGGGACTACCAAGTATTGTAAAAGCG ATTTTGGGAACAAGTAGGACTTTGACATACATTAAAGAACATTCAGTGGTAGATCcagtaaaaaagaaaatggaactcTGCTCCACCAAT attacTCTAACAAATTTGGTGTCAGTTGATGAGAGATTGATCTACACGCCTCATCCTGAAAACCCAGAAAA GACTGTGCTAACTCAAGAAGCAATTATTACTGTAAAAGGCGTTAGCCTGAGTAGTTATTTGGAAAGTTTAATGGCCAACACAATATCCTCCAATGCTAGAAAG GGGTGGGATGCTATTGAATGGATAATTCAAAATTCTGAAAGCGCTCTAAGCTAG
- the PRELID3A gene encoding PRELI domain containing protein 3A isoform X1 produces the protein MKIWSSEHVFGHPWDTVIKAAMRKYPNPMNPCVVGVDVIDRSLDNQGRLHSHRLLSTEWGLPSIVKAILGTSRTLTYIKEHSVVDPVKKKMELCSTNITLTNLVSVDERLIYTPHPENPEKTVLTQEAIITVKGVSLSSYLESLMANTISSNARKGRDALEWVIGKLNTEFEELTSSTRVSMKSGMAAASAAEN, from the exons acaCCCATGGGATACAGTTATCAAAGCTGCTATGAGAAAATACCCCAATCCCATGAATCCATGTGTGGTAGGAGTAGATGTGATAGACAGAAGCCTTGATAACCAGGGAAGGTTACATAGTCATCGACTTCTCAGCACAGAGTGGGGACTACCAAGTATTGTAAAAGCG ATTTTGGGAACAAGTAGGACTTTGACATACATTAAAGAACATTCAGTGGTAGATCcagtaaaaaagaaaatggaactcTGCTCCACCAAT attacTCTAACAAATTTGGTGTCAGTTGATGAGAGATTGATCTACACGCCTCATCCTGAAAACCCAGAAAA GACTGTGCTAACTCAAGAAGCAATTATTACTGTAAAAGGCGTTAGCCTGAGTAGTTATTTGGAAAGTTTAATGGCCAACACAATATCCTCCAATGCTAGAAAG GGTCGAGATGCCCTGGAATGGGTGATCGGCAAACTAAACACAGAGTTTGAGGAGTTAACATCATCAACGCGGGTGAGCATGAAATCTGGAATGGCAGCGGCATCAGCAGCAGAGAACTGA